The Stutzerimonas stutzeri genomic interval ACCGCATCCCATTCCAGACCTTTGGCACGGTGCGCTGTACTGACCGAGATTGTGGCTTCCAGCTCGTCCTTGACTGCCGTGCGGCGAAGTTTGGCAAAGAGGTCGGGCAGGGCGTTTTTGTACTGCTCGACCACTCGTAGCGTGCGCTGCATCTCAGCATCTTGGCTCTCTGTTGCGATTTCCTCGTACAGGTCGAACGTAGGATATTCTTGCATCAGGCGCTTGTTCTTGATTTTGTCCCGCTGCTCGGCATAGAGCCAATACAGGTCTTCGATGTCCTGCAGGTGGTAGCTATCGATGCCGCCGACCCAGAAGATTTGATCATTCTTGGCCTGTGCAATCAGGGCCGTCTCGATGACGCCGATTACGGTGCGGCAGAGAACGGTACGGTGCTCCAGGTCCTCGGGAAGGGTTTTTGTCACTCGGGTGGCCTCGCCCAGCCCTACCAGCGGCCGCGTTTCGCCCTTGAAGTGCAGGATCATGTTCGCCACCTTCGCGACGGCCGGGCCGAAGCGGAAGCTCTGGGTGAGGTAGTGCGTCTCGGCCTTGTCGAGCCAGTGAGCATCTAGCGCATCGACGGCTCCCCTGAAGCGATACAGCATCTGGTGGCCGTCACCGCACACAACAACACCCATACCGTAGCGCGCTTGGTCAGCAAGGACGCCGGCCAGCAGAGGGTTGATATCCTGCGCCTCGTCCGCCAGCACAATATCGAAACGCTTCGACAGATCCGGTCGGGTGAGCGCCCACGCTTTCAGATATCCGTCATGATTCTGGAGCACAGACGTATCGCGGACATCGAGCATTCGACTCCAGAGATGATCGGCGCTGGCGACGATCTTTCCTGCGGCGCGCTTCATGCGTTCGTTCTTGAGCCTGCTCGATGGCACATGATCGATTGTGATGCTGTCATCCGCACTGGCCAGGAAGGCATTGAGAGTGTCTTGCACCGCGCGCACGAAATCCCAGCTCTGACTCGAAATCGCGCGGGCGATATCAGTCAGCCTGAGATTCCCGGTGAGCTTGTGCTGGTACTTCGCACCCATCGAGCCATAAGCAAGCCCGTGTGAGGTCTTGCATGTCACATGGAGTGGGAATTTCTCTTTGGCCGTTATCTCGACACTCTTGTTGTAGCAGAGGTAGAGAATGCGCTGTTGGGGATGAGCTTGGGCATACCCAACCAGTGTGGTTGTCTTGCCAGTTCCGGCGAATGCGACAAGCCTGATCAGGCGAGCAAGCGAGTTAATTGCAGGTTGTTGCTCGTGCGTGAAGGCGAATGACATGGTTACTTCCTCCTGGGCTGAATGAAATTATCCCTCGCCCAAAAGGAAACCCAAGCATTACCCATTATTGCTTCGCGATATTTACACAGAACGGCTGCTCACAGTCTGCAAGTAGGCCTACGCTGTAGGCGGCAACCAACCCAAACGCCACTACGGGAACCATGGCATATGAAGATATTTGTTCAGCGCGTCATCTGCTGTAGCTGCAAATACAGACCGCGGTGGCCAATTTGTAACCGACTCGTCAGGTGAGCATATTAAGTAGCGCTTCATATTCTTCTCCTATCGCAACTCAACGCAAACGGCTGCTGGATGGACCGGACTGTGCTCTCTCACGGCCTTTTCTAACCAAGCCGCAGCTGCCGCGTTACACTTCTCCTGCGAGGAGAATCCTGGAATATGTGTTATTGCCTGGCCACCACTTGAGCTTCCAGTCGCCAAGGACAAAATAAGTACCCAAACATTCATACAATTTCCTCAAAAACTTCAGCAGCCAATCGGAGATAAGATGCAGTAACGATCCTGCCAACCCATGTCAGCATTGATAAACCATAAGATCATCCCAGTGATGATCAAACTTGAAGCTACCCGAGTAATCCAAGGTTTACGGAGGAAATAGCCGTAGGCAAAAACGATAGGCGACAGTGCAACACACATGACGCCGATAGCCCGGAACAGGCTGAAATAGTCAGTAAGTGCGATGACACCAACGGTGATGCACAGCACCGCAGTAACTCGCAGAATGCGACCCATTGGGTCAGCGGCAATGATGCCCATGGTCGATGCCCTCGATCACTTCAGTCCGAAGTTGCGCTTCAGCTCTACGATGCGTAGGACGCGCTTTCGGTGGGCCTGGGCGGAGCCCTCATCAGCCTTAAACGCGCCGTATGCGACAGCTGCGGTGTACTGTTCGTCCTGCTTTACCAGATCCAGCAGTTCCTGAAGCTGTTCCCGCATCTCGTCGAAGATGGCCATTGTCGATTACCGTGGTTTGTTCGCTGAGGTAGGTTGATATGAGTCCAGCATGACGACACTTAGCGCAATCCCAATGCCATGCCGGCATTCTCCCATAGCCCGCACACATGGAAGGCCTGAAAGGTCACCACTTTCTGGTAAGAAAACTAGGACAATGCCAATGAGGTATTGGTAGCCCTGTATGGCCCGCACATAGCTCTCGACGCCTGCTTGCGGCAAGCACAGTCGATTAGGCGATCACCCGTGAGCTACTGCCTCCTGACTGGCAGCCCTTTGACGGAACTGGCCCGCTGATCATCAAGAGAGTTGTAGTAGACATCGACCGTGGTCCTCATGCTCTCGTGGCGCAGATCAGCCTGCAGATCTTTTGCATCACGCAGCGGTGCGTCGAAGGTTGCTGAGGTGTGGCGCAGCCAGTGCAGAGACGCATCACGGAGACTTTCGATTTCCGCCTCGTTCCAGGCGTCGTGTTTCATCCGTTCGATGGCTTGGTCAAATACTCCTTGGATGAGCAGACGAATTTGCCGATCACTCAACCCGGCGCGCCCATTGAGTGCCTGCAGAAGCGGCGTGCGCTCTCCAGGGGCAGGTGTAGCTGAGAGGCCAAGGTGGCGCCGGTATCGCGCCATGTAGGTGTTCATGTAGTCGTCACGAACGCTGATTTTGGCAGCTTTGTTGCCCTTTCCGACCACATGGAAGAACCAAATGCCCTGTCCGTTGCGCCGGAAGTCCCCCATTGTTGGCTCCCAGTTATCCCGGCCAACCAGATCGGACACCCGCAAGTACATTGAGAAGATGGTGGCTAGGATGAACAGGGTGCGCTCATGTGCGTCATCGGCATCAGCCATTCTCTCGGCGGTTTCGATCACGTAGTCCCACTGCAGGGGCGTGAGCGACCGACTGCCCACCTCCCAGGTATTTCTCTGCTTGTACCGCGTCTTCTGCTTGATCGCCCGGAAAGGATTTGCCTCGGTGAAACCTTCATCATTGGCGTGCTGATAGAAGCTGCCGCAGACGGCGAAAATCTGCGCCACGGAGCCCTGAGATGGGGTGTATTTTTTTTCCTGGCAGGGCGTTCCTGAATTGAGTTTGGCGCGCTTCGGGGCGACCGCATTGAAGGGGCGCCAAGCCTCGTTGACCTGATAGACATCGCTGTCTTGGGCCTTGCGTCCGCCGATACGGTTGAATCGTGACTTGACCACCGGGCCGACCCATCCAGAAGGAGGATTCAGACAGAACTCCATGAAGGCCTCGGCATCGACGCGGGTCAGATCCAGGATGGGTTTGCGGCGGATCAGCAGCGACCATAGCAGCAAGCGCTCGGCATGCGTTCTGTAGGAGTTGAACGTGGTTTCGTTGCCGGCGTAGGAGTTGAGGAAGCTCCGAACGACTTGGTAACCATCTACGGCGCGAAGCTCGGCCGGAAATGCTTGAAGGTAATCGCGGACGGCCGGTAGCTCAGCGTTGAGGTTCAGGTGATTGAGGGCCTGAAATCTCTGGTACGTCTCGAACAGTGGCGCAGGCGCGGTTTTGTTTGGGCTCGGCATAGGACATTCCAGGCGATGAAATCTGTCCTGATTCTGCTGTGCAGCGGCCTTCTGTGCAATATCCGAGTCTGGTGA includes:
- a CDS encoding UvrD-helicase domain-containing protein; protein product: MSFAFTHEQQPAINSLARLIRLVAFAGTGKTTTLVGYAQAHPQQRILYLCYNKSVEITAKEKFPLHVTCKTSHGLAYGSMGAKYQHKLTGNLRLTDIARAISSQSWDFVRAVQDTLNAFLASADDSITIDHVPSSRLKNERMKRAAGKIVASADHLWSRMLDVRDTSVLQNHDGYLKAWALTRPDLSKRFDIVLADEAQDINPLLAGVLADQARYGMGVVVCGDGHQMLYRFRGAVDALDAHWLDKAETHYLTQSFRFGPAVAKVANMILHFKGETRPLVGLGEATRVTKTLPEDLEHRTVLCRTVIGVIETALIAQAKNDQIFWVGGIDSYHLQDIEDLYWLYAEQRDKIKNKRLMQEYPTFDLYEEIATESQDAEMQRTLRVVEQYKNALPDLFAKLRRTAVKDELEATISVSTAHRAKGLEWDAVELSDDFSFEPFNPENTLEQFEDEMNLLYVACTRAMKVLAINGPVLEIMHEFVGRRDGKRPNIPLTFKRAAEAA
- a CDS encoding tyrosine-type recombinase/integrase, with the protein product MPSPNKTAPAPLFETYQRFQALNHLNLNAELPAVRDYLQAFPAELRAVDGYQVVRSFLNSYAGNETTFNSYRTHAERLLLWSLLIRRKPILDLTRVDAEAFMEFCLNPPSGWVGPVVKSRFNRIGGRKAQDSDVYQVNEAWRPFNAVAPKRAKLNSGTPCQEKKYTPSQGSVAQIFAVCGSFYQHANDEGFTEANPFRAIKQKTRYKQRNTWEVGSRSLTPLQWDYVIETAERMADADDAHERTLFILATIFSMYLRVSDLVGRDNWEPTMGDFRRNGQGIWFFHVVGKGNKAAKISVRDDYMNTYMARYRRHLGLSATPAPGERTPLLQALNGRAGLSDRQIRLLIQGVFDQAIERMKHDAWNEAEIESLRDASLHWLRHTSATFDAPLRDAKDLQADLRHESMRTTVDVYYNSLDDQRASSVKGLPVRRQ